The following are encoded together in the Cyanobacterium aponinum PCC 10605 genome:
- a CDS encoding DUF2499 domain-containing protein yields the protein MHSLSIPTWIVHVSSVIEWIAAIWFVWRYGEVSGDRSWYWLAYGMLPALISAMCACTWHLFDNAESWQWLVTIQALTTVIGNITLCIGAWKIWQSSITT from the coding sequence ATGCACTCTCTCTCAATTCCCACATGGATAGTTCATGTTTCCAGTGTTATTGAATGGATAGCGGCAATTTGGTTTGTATGGCGTTATGGAGAAGTAAGTGGCGATCGCAGTTGGTATTGGTTAGCATATGGTATGTTACCAGCCCTAATTAGTGCTATGTGTGCTTGTACATGGCATCTATTTGACAATGCAGAATCTTGGCAATGGTTAGTAACCATTCAGGCTTTAACGACTGTTATCGGCAACATAACCCTTTGTATCGGTGCTTGGAAAATTTGGCAATCATCTATTACCACCTAA
- a CDS encoding isoaspartyl peptidase/L-asparaginase: MTSKVQPKLIIHGGAGSSLKGEGGLTAIRESLYGIVTQVYNLLLEGKSATEAVIKGCQLLEDNPRFNAGTGSVLQSDGQIRMSAALMDGEKQRFSGVINVSKVKNPINLANILQNKEDRVLSDYGSAELLRELQLPIYDPLTDLRLQEWIEERKNNFTRKMAGVVAEVSPNARRGTIGVVALDQYGRISAGTSTGGKGLEKVGRVSDSAMPAGNYANSYAGVSCTGIGEDIIDECLAAKIVIRVTDGLSLNEAMEKSMKEAWENKRDLGAIAISRTGNIVLGKTSEILLAAYHDGEKMSDCLEWKGEKLVISN, from the coding sequence ATGACCAGTAAAGTGCAACCAAAACTTATTATACATGGCGGAGCAGGAAGTTCATTAAAGGGTGAGGGGGGATTAACAGCAATACGAGAATCTCTTTATGGTATCGTCACACAGGTTTATAATTTGTTGTTAGAGGGAAAAAGCGCCACAGAAGCAGTTATCAAAGGTTGTCAGCTATTGGAGGATAACCCTCGTTTTAATGCGGGTACGGGTTCTGTATTACAATCTGATGGACAAATTAGAATGAGTGCGGCTTTAATGGATGGAGAAAAGCAAAGATTTAGCGGTGTAATTAATGTTTCTAAAGTCAAAAATCCGATTAATTTAGCAAATATCCTTCAAAATAAAGAAGACAGAGTTTTATCAGATTACGGGAGTGCAGAATTACTCAGAGAATTACAGTTACCTATTTATGATCCTTTAACCGACTTACGTTTGCAAGAGTGGATAGAAGAAAGAAAAAATAATTTTACAAGGAAAATGGCAGGAGTGGTAGCAGAAGTTAGCCCGAATGCTCGTAGGGGTACTATTGGAGTGGTAGCATTAGATCAATATGGTAGGATAAGTGCGGGTACTTCGACAGGTGGGAAAGGTTTAGAAAAGGTGGGAAGAGTTAGCGATTCGGCTATGCCTGCGGGTAATTATGCCAATAGTTATGCAGGGGTGAGTTGCACGGGTATTGGAGAAGATATTATCGATGAGTGTTTAGCGGCAAAAATTGTTATTCGTGTTACTGATGGCTTGTCTTTAAACGAAGCAATGGAAAAATCCATGAAAGAGGCTTGGGAAAATAAAAGAGACTTAGGTGCGATCGCAATTTCTCGTACAGGTAATATAGTATTGGGAAAAACCAGCGAAATATTACTTGCCGCCTATCATGATGGAGAAAAAATGAGTGATTGTTTAGAATGGAAGGGAGAAAAATTAGTCATTAGTAATTAG
- a CDS encoding glycosyltransferase translates to MSEKKISVLIPDLSLHGTTRGYTISQGLQKLGYQVNIYGFLFGGEIYPSPPYGLSITYFHGKPLPSLVKTMFDLSGEIDGDILYVIKPQLSSFGVGLIKAWRGKKPLILDLDDWEMGEWGGDDWQYQGQIFHDVFSQDSDLRKPGHPLYLKWLEKAMNRVGGITVSSKFLEYRYGGTYLPNVRDTQVFNPDNFNGEELREKYGLNNYKLLMVTSTCKAGQGIEDILTALDQLNNPQLRLILVGGNPENKDYYQQLQEKWGKWIITIQPQSFDQIQNAIALSHIMMITPHNLPANIAKCPLELIEAMAMAKPIIATKVGEIPHILSDTGYLINPQSPAEIAQQISLLFSDYEEAKQRGKLARQRCENYYSINNLTHTLAQVLSFI, encoded by the coding sequence ATGAGTGAAAAAAAAATCTCAGTCTTAATACCCGATTTATCCCTTCACGGTACAACAAGGGGTTATACTATTTCTCAAGGGTTACAAAAATTAGGTTATCAGGTAAACATTTATGGTTTCCTTTTTGGGGGTGAAATTTATCCTTCTCCTCCCTATGGTTTGTCTATCACTTATTTTCATGGTAAACCTTTACCCTCTTTGGTAAAAACGATGTTTGATTTGAGTGGGGAAATTGACGGAGATATTCTATATGTTATTAAACCGCAATTAAGTAGTTTTGGAGTGGGTTTGATAAAAGCATGGCGAGGAAAAAAGCCTTTAATTCTTGATTTAGATGATTGGGAAATGGGAGAATGGGGCGGAGATGATTGGCAATATCAAGGGCAGATTTTCCATGATGTTTTTAGTCAAGATAGTGATTTGAGAAAACCCGGGCATCCTCTTTATTTGAAATGGCTAGAAAAGGCAATGAATCGTGTGGGCGGTATTACGGTTAGTAGTAAGTTTCTCGAATACCGTTATGGTGGCACTTATTTACCTAATGTTAGAGATACTCAAGTATTTAACCCTGACAATTTCAATGGAGAGGAATTGAGAGAAAAATATGGCTTAAATAACTATAAACTCTTGATGGTAACAAGCACTTGTAAAGCAGGGCAGGGCATAGAAGATATATTAACAGCCTTAGATCAATTAAATAATCCTCAGCTAAGATTAATTTTAGTGGGAGGAAATCCAGAAAATAAAGATTACTATCAACAGCTACAGGAAAAATGGGGGAAATGGATAATTACTATACAACCTCAATCTTTTGACCAAATTCAAAATGCGATCGCACTTTCCCACATAATGATGATAACCCCCCATAATCTTCCAGCAAATATTGCTAAATGCCCCTTAGAATTGATTGAGGCAATGGCAATGGCAAAACCAATAATCGCCACGAAAGTAGGAGAAATTCCCCATATTTTGAGCGATACAGGCTACTTAATCAATCCTCAATCCCCCGCAGAAATTGCACAACAAATAAGTCTTCTTTTCAGTGACTATGAAGAGGCAAAACAAAGAGGCAAACTAGCTCGTCAGAGATGCGAAAATTATTACAGTATCAACAACCTTACCCATACCTTAGCACAGGTATTAAGTTTTATATAA
- a CDS encoding MASE1 domain-containing protein, whose translation MTFKPKNLINGFEIRKIGNPFVLLIFALLYYAISLLCRWLASTPDSVTPVWFPDGFAVAFVYLWGYKVLPSVFLGSFLANFWAFSNLNNFWSVISYTIAISIMALGTMFGTGVSAYYLRHSNSKESPLQNLQRVGKFIFFSALLAPILNATFGISILLLQGKISSDLIIFSWFTWWISNITAILLITPLFFTWKDWLYFNKIKNFTSFKRKLNSLIYNDINNAKELIFFISITVIFVYFTFDYSLHLKYFLLLPLVWCTFRFKALIANHFNALISILCINKTIINISILDGTNKEQVLVDLQIFITVMACVNLLIIALLHERDKTLQELKLSRNYLIEKNIELEKTKQEAEVANLAKSNFLTNMSHELRTPLNIILGTTQIFDNITALTEKQRHDLRLIHESGEHLLTLINDILDLSKIEAGKLFLEEKVVNFKDFLLLLEGMFEVAAQKKKLDFIIEHSHFLPVTIKIDEKRLRQILINILGNAVKFTPQGKIIFKTIAIPLSENKVELNFVVEDTGLGIPSDKLEKIFIAFEQVESTRLHSQGTGLGLAISQKLIQMMKGKIEVKSTLNQGSIFSITLEVIAEKNEILKTDENIYLRPFNLEQFTKNIKILLAEDNLVIQKITVKILSKLGYKIDLVNNGQEVLDRLNEIKYEIIFMDVQMPILDGITATQKIREKHTIKQPPYIIAMTANAMEGDKEKCLAVGMNDYISKPVKIEDICNALKSYYQWRG comes from the coding sequence ATGACATTTAAACCAAAAAACCTCATCAATGGTTTTGAGATTAGAAAAATAGGCAATCCTTTTGTCTTACTTATCTTTGCCCTACTATACTATGCTATTTCCCTGTTATGTCGTTGGTTAGCATCGACTCCTGATTCCGTTACCCCTGTTTGGTTTCCCGATGGCTTTGCCGTTGCTTTTGTCTATTTATGGGGTTATAAAGTTTTACCCAGTGTTTTTTTAGGTTCATTTTTAGCTAATTTTTGGGCGTTTTCTAATCTTAATAATTTCTGGTCTGTCATATCCTATACTATCGCTATTAGTATTATGGCATTAGGCACAATGTTTGGTACTGGTGTTTCTGCTTACTATCTTCGCCATTCTAATAGTAAAGAATCCCCGTTGCAAAATCTACAAAGAGTAGGAAAGTTTATCTTTTTTTCTGCTTTATTAGCACCAATATTAAACGCAACTTTTGGTATTAGTATTTTATTATTACAAGGGAAAATTAGTTCAGATTTAATTATTTTTTCGTGGTTTACGTGGTGGATTTCTAACATTACAGCAATTTTGCTCATAACTCCTTTATTTTTTACTTGGAAAGACTGGCTATATTTTAATAAAATTAAAAATTTTACTTCTTTTAAAAGAAAATTAAATAGTTTGATTTATAATGATATTAATAATGCTAAAGAGTTAATATTTTTTATTTCTATAACTGTTATTTTTGTTTATTTTACTTTTGATTATTCATTACATTTAAAATATTTTTTATTGCTTCCTTTGGTCTGGTGTACTTTTAGATTTAAGGCTTTAATTGCCAACCATTTTAATGCGTTAATTTCAATTTTATGTATAAATAAAACCATTATTAATATCTCTATTTTAGATGGTACTAATAAAGAACAAGTCCTCGTTGATTTACAAATTTTTATTACCGTAATGGCTTGCGTTAATTTACTCATTATTGCTTTACTGCACGAAAGAGATAAAACCCTGCAAGAATTAAAATTATCTAGGAATTATTTGATTGAAAAAAATATTGAATTAGAGAAAACTAAGCAAGAAGCAGAGGTTGCGAACCTAGCAAAAAGTAACTTTCTCACCAATATGAGCCATGAATTAAGAACACCTTTAAATATTATTCTAGGAACAACACAAATATTTGATAACATAACAGCTTTAACGGAAAAACAAAGACATGATTTAAGGCTAATTCACGAATCAGGAGAACATTTATTAACATTAATTAATGACATTTTAGACTTATCAAAAATCGAAGCAGGAAAACTATTTTTGGAGGAAAAAGTAGTAAATTTTAAAGATTTTCTCCTGTTACTAGAAGGAATGTTTGAAGTAGCGGCACAAAAGAAAAAGTTAGATTTTATTATTGAACACAGTCACTTTTTACCTGTTACTATCAAAATAGATGAAAAAAGATTAAGACAAATACTAATTAATATTTTAGGAAATGCTGTTAAATTTACTCCTCAAGGAAAAATTATTTTTAAAACTATTGCCATTCCACTCTCAGAAAATAAAGTTGAATTAAATTTTGTTGTTGAGGATACTGGCTTAGGTATTCCTTCAGACAAATTAGAAAAAATTTTCATAGCATTTGAGCAGGTAGAGTCAACTCGTTTACATTCTCAAGGTACAGGTTTAGGATTAGCCATCAGTCAGAAATTGATTCAAATGATGAAGGGGAAAATCGAAGTTAAAAGCACCTTAAATCAGGGCAGTATTTTTTCTATTACCCTAGAAGTTATAGCAGAAAAAAATGAGATTCTCAAAACTGATGAAAATATTTATTTACGGCCCTTTAACCTTGAGCAATTTACAAAGAATATAAAAATTTTATTAGCAGAAGATAATCTTGTCATTCAGAAAATAACTGTAAAAATTTTGTCAAAATTAGGTTATAAAATAGATTTAGTGAACAACGGGCAGGAAGTATTAGATAGATTAAATGAGATAAAATATGAGATAATTTTTATGGATGTGCAAATGCCAATTTTAGACGGAATAACTGCTACTCAAAAAATACGAGAGAAACATACAATAAAACAACCACCCTATATTATTGCTATGACGGCAAATGCTATGGAAGGGGATAAAGAAAAATGTTTAGCAGTGGGAATGAATGATTATATTTCTAAGCCAGTAAAAATAGAGGATATTTGCAATGCCCTGAAAAGTTATTATCAATGGCGAGGTTAA
- a CDS encoding DUF6130 family protein yields MMSRIKILSWLTVIFFCWTLLGCSDTIESVQAFNSESKSPIPRVENISEVAPPKLIQELNKNFSQTKPEVKILSPQIDEIVNSQDVSVSLQVKGLDIFKDEELGMGPHLHFFLDDKPYQAIYSASEPIILEGLAPGTHTIRVFASRPWHESFKNPTAYAQTTFHVFTATEDNNPSQDEPLLTYSRPQGTYGAEPIMLDFYLTNAPLHVVAQENPADDIADWRIRVTINGESFLLDTWQPIYLTGFNKGQNWVKLEYIDENGNVIQNAFNSTVRAINYDPSLQDTLAKLVTDKISLDKVKAIALKDYQGLQEVKTQEKEEIIEEELSEEVEEVKEEKSEILEEELTPEVIEEELVEDVTDIAEPSVNESKPENMKVEQDKDILPQEIEPTADLTEEQNEQENISEELETKENKQEDVNDSDNQ; encoded by the coding sequence ATGATGAGTCGAATCAAAATTTTATCTTGGTTAACTGTGATTTTTTTCTGTTGGACATTACTAGGTTGTAGTGATACGATCGAAAGTGTTCAAGCCTTCAACAGTGAATCAAAGTCTCCGATTCCAAGGGTGGAAAATATCAGTGAAGTTGCCCCCCCTAAATTAATTCAAGAATTAAATAAAAACTTTAGTCAGACTAAACCAGAGGTAAAGATTCTTTCCCCTCAAATAGATGAAATCGTTAATTCTCAAGATGTCTCTGTTAGTTTACAGGTTAAAGGGTTAGATATATTTAAGGATGAAGAATTAGGAATGGGACCTCATTTACATTTTTTCCTAGATGATAAACCTTATCAAGCTATTTATAGTGCCAGTGAGCCTATTATATTAGAAGGTTTAGCCCCCGGTACTCATACTATTAGGGTTTTTGCTTCTCGTCCATGGCATGAAAGTTTTAAAAATCCCACAGCCTATGCTCAAACAACGTTTCATGTTTTTACTGCCACTGAGGACAATAATCCTTCTCAAGATGAGCCTTTACTCACCTATAGCAGACCTCAAGGCACTTATGGAGCAGAGCCGATTATGTTAGACTTTTATTTAACTAATGCTCCCCTTCATGTCGTTGCCCAAGAAAATCCTGCGGATGATATTGCTGACTGGCGCATCAGAGTCACTATAAACGGAGAATCTTTTTTATTGGATACGTGGCAACCTATTTATCTGACGGGTTTTAATAAAGGTCAAAACTGGGTTAAGTTGGAGTATATTGACGAAAATGGTAATGTGATTCAGAATGCCTTTAATAGTACAGTAAGGGCAATAAATTATGATCCTTCCCTTCAGGATACCTTGGCTAAATTAGTTACAGATAAAATTAGTTTAGATAAAGTAAAAGCAATTGCCCTAAAAGATTATCAAGGGTTGCAAGAGGTGAAGACTCAAGAGAAGGAAGAAATTATTGAAGAAGAATTATCCGAAGAAGTAGAGGAAGTGAAAGAAGAAAAATCGGAGATTTTGGAAGAAGAGTTAACTCCAGAAGTCATAGAGGAAGAGTTAGTTGAAGATGTGACAGATATAGCTGAACCTTCGGTGAATGAATCTAAGCCAGAAAACATGAAGGTGGAACAAGATAAGGATATTTTACCGCAAGAAATTGAACCTACCGCAGATTTAACAGAGGAGCAAAATGAGCAAGAAAACATAAGCGAGGAATTAGAAACAAAAGAAAATAAGCAGGAAGATGTGAATGATTCTGATAATCAATAA
- a CDS encoding YbjN domain-containing protein, translating to MTTPELEINQEFSDLEDFTPSKISHKDEIETVIYSLEENDSAMVQKTDEGYIWKFQYGTVEVFVQLTGETEEDLFKVWSVVLPLPAKNEAELMRLLLEMNWDGTFETNFGIFNNQIVLSTQRTVDDLSASEISRAITLVASLADEYDEELQSKYL from the coding sequence ATGACTACTCCAGAACTTGAAATCAATCAGGAATTCAGCGATTTAGAAGATTTTACCCCCTCTAAAATCAGTCATAAAGACGAAATTGAAACTGTTATTTACAGTTTAGAAGAAAACGATAGTGCCATGGTGCAAAAAACTGATGAGGGATATATCTGGAAATTTCAATATGGCACAGTAGAAGTATTTGTACAATTGACAGGAGAAACAGAGGAAGATTTATTCAAAGTTTGGTCTGTTGTTTTACCTTTACCGGCAAAAAATGAAGCCGAATTAATGCGTTTATTATTAGAAATGAATTGGGATGGAACTTTTGAAACAAATTTTGGTATTTTTAATAATCAAATAGTGCTTTCCACTCAGAGAACAGTTGATGACCTTTCTGCTAGTGAAATATCCCGTGCTATTACCCTAGTGGCATCTCTAGCGGATGAGTATGACGAGGAATTACAATCTAAATACTTGTAG
- a CDS encoding helix-turn-helix domain-containing protein, with product MLFLRFFASKSSSETVDYDAVRKTILEEIGQTLKQKRLELNYTEELVSNQVHIPITTVKAIENADFTHLPEPIFIKQIINKYANYLKINGEELSNCFPLENNKKAQKQYLKKSSNFKFNIQLSPKYLYLIYLFLILFSIRSLSNILEFREFQETKLPQTEIVETDTSKQNQQPQAIPAVEKKEESVKSEPEELSLKLTVKQDAWVKIIVDGKPVYEGILDQGTEKEWIAKEKLTIRTGNAGGVMISLNEQKAKELGKLGQIEEVTFELPRRS from the coding sequence ATGTTATTCCTTCGATTTTTTGCTTCTAAATCATCCTCTGAAACCGTAGATTATGACGCTGTCAGAAAAACTATATTAGAAGAAATTGGTCAAACACTAAAACAAAAAAGACTGGAACTCAATTATACTGAAGAACTCGTCAGTAATCAAGTTCATATTCCTATAACTACTGTAAAAGCGATCGAAAATGCAGATTTTACCCATTTGCCTGAACCTATTTTTATCAAACAAATTATCAACAAATATGCTAACTACTTAAAGATAAATGGAGAAGAATTAAGTAATTGTTTTCCCTTAGAAAATAATAAAAAAGCACAAAAACAGTATCTCAAAAAATCATCTAACTTCAAATTTAATATCCAATTATCTCCGAAATATCTGTATTTAATTTACTTATTTTTAATCCTATTTTCTATTAGAAGTTTGAGTAATATTTTGGAGTTTAGGGAATTTCAAGAAACTAAACTACCTCAAACAGAAATAGTAGAAACAGATACCAGCAAACAAAATCAACAACCTCAAGCCATTCCTGCCGTAGAAAAAAAAGAAGAGTCAGTTAAATCCGAGCCAGAAGAATTAAGTTTAAAACTCACCGTTAAACAAGATGCTTGGGTAAAAATAATTGTCGATGGTAAACCAGTTTATGAAGGAATTTTAGATCAAGGAACAGAGAAAGAATGGATAGCCAAAGAAAAATTAACCATTCGCACAGGTAATGCAGGAGGGGTAATGATTAGTTTAAACGAGCAAAAAGCAAAAGAATTAGGTAAATTGGGACAAATTGAGGAGGTTACTTTTGAACTGCCAAGAAGATCGTGA
- a CDS encoding pseudouridine synthase, with product MERVQKILREWGIASRREGEKMILEGRVKVNGITVKLGDLASAQRDKIEVDGKLLTSQRKPSLIYLLLNKPKGYICTCDDPRQRKTVMDLLPAELRIGCGIHPVGRLDRNSSGALILTNDGALTVHLTHPRYNHPKTYSVTLRGKIPHRFIKKWAEGFMWEGKKTLPAEININYQDEQKTQMQITLREGRNRQIRKIAELFGYPVISLHRSAIAFLNVSSLSTGEYRYLTTKEVNYLKELHYQ from the coding sequence ATGGAAAGAGTACAAAAAATTTTAAGGGAATGGGGTATTGCCTCTCGTCGAGAAGGGGAAAAAATGATTTTAGAAGGGCGGGTAAAAGTTAACGGTATAACCGTTAAATTAGGTGATCTCGCTTCGGCTCAAAGGGATAAAATAGAGGTAGATGGAAAGTTGTTAACCTCACAACGAAAACCATCTTTAATTTATTTATTACTTAACAAACCAAAAGGATATATATGTACTTGCGATGATCCCCGTCAAAGAAAAACAGTTATGGATTTGTTACCAGCAGAATTAAGAATAGGTTGCGGTATTCATCCTGTGGGAAGACTCGATCGCAATTCCAGTGGGGCGTTAATATTAACTAATGATGGTGCATTAACTGTTCATTTAACTCATCCTCGGTATAATCATCCCAAAACCTATTCAGTGACACTCAGAGGAAAAATCCCCCATAGATTTATCAAGAAATGGGCAGAAGGATTTATGTGGGAAGGGAAAAAAACTCTCCCAGCAGAGATTAATATTAATTACCAAGATGAGCAGAAAACTCAAATGCAAATCACCCTCAGAGAAGGAAGAAATAGACAAATAAGAAAAATTGCCGAACTTTTTGGGTATCCTGTAATTAGTTTACACAGAAGTGCGATCGCATTTTTAAATGTTTCGTCTCTTTCAACAGGAGAATATCGCTATCTAACCACAAAAGAAGTTAATTATCTCAAAGAATTACATTATCAGTAA
- a CDS encoding LmeA family phospholipid-binding protein, with protein MVKHKSEIISHILTPAIKLWVRSQLQEIETLNIEIHAGDRQILRGKIEQVFLSAEKANYQGICINHAQVKTEEIAVNLGGILRGKPLKLLHPIFAEGEINLKKKDIQKSLASKLLSQGLIDLLALLLDYKGIKNPESILEKYSFYWQNVTLYTEKVIIEGQIKNQKEELSNINITTGLTLKNDHTLLFNPIEINSILFPEMVIIKEFEVDLGNDVAITDLILNEEELSCQGKIKIVSD; from the coding sequence ATGGTAAAACATAAATCAGAGATTATTTCTCACATCCTTACTCCTGCTATTAAACTATGGGTGCGATCGCAATTGCAAGAAATCGAAACATTAAACATAGAAATTCATGCAGGAGATAGACAAATTTTAAGAGGAAAAATAGAGCAAGTTTTTCTATCAGCAGAAAAAGCCAACTATCAGGGAATTTGTATTAATCATGCCCAAGTAAAAACCGAAGAAATAGCAGTTAATTTAGGAGGCATATTAAGAGGAAAACCATTAAAGTTATTACATCCTATTTTTGCAGAAGGAGAAATTAACTTAAAGAAAAAAGATATTCAAAAATCATTAGCTTCAAAACTACTAAGCCAAGGATTAATTGATTTATTAGCTTTACTATTAGATTATAAAGGAATAAAAAATCCAGAATCAATTTTAGAAAAATATAGCTTTTATTGGCAAAATGTTACTTTATATACAGAAAAAGTAATTATAGAAGGACAGATAAAAAATCAAAAAGAAGAATTATCAAACATAAATATTACCACTGGTTTAACCTTGAAAAATGACCATACTTTACTTTTTAATCCCATTGAAATTAACAGCATTTTATTCCCAGAAATGGTAATTATTAAAGAATTTGAAGTTGATTTGGGAAATGATGTTGCTATTACTGATTTAATTCTTAATGAAGAAGAATTATCCTGCCAAGGAAAAATAAAAATTGTTAGCGATTAA
- a CDS encoding CmpA/NrtA family ABC transporter substrate-binding protein gives MSKLSRRKFIFTTGATALTTAILHGCAQGGGNQTTTENTTPENAPVISPEDAPEVTGAKLGFIALTDAAPLIIAKEKGFYAKYGMPDVEVIKQASWGTTRDNLVLGSASGGIDGAHILTPMPYLISMGTVTDGKPTPMYILARLNVNGQGIMLGNNYKDLKVGLDTSPLKEAFTKVTDPKVAMTFPGGTHDCWIRYWLAAGGLEPGKDVSTIVVPPAQMVANVKVNAMESFCVGEPWPLQTVNQGVGYQAITTGQLWKDHPEKAFGMRKDWVDANPKAAKALLMAVLEAQQWCDKPENKEEMCQIVSKREWFKVPFEDIIDRSKGIYNYGNGDPTFEDTELMQKYWTDNASYPYKSHDLWFLTENIRWGYIPADTDTKKIVDEVNREDLWREAATALGVPESEIPTSPSRGVETFFDGITFDPENPQAYLDSLKIKTIKA, from the coding sequence ATGTCCAAACTATCCCGACGTAAATTTATCTTCACCACAGGGGCAACAGCCCTAACTACTGCAATTTTACACGGTTGCGCCCAAGGAGGGGGAAATCAAACCACCACCGAAAATACCACTCCTGAAAACGCCCCCGTTATTTCTCCTGAAGATGCTCCCGAAGTAACTGGAGCAAAACTAGGCTTTATCGCCCTCACCGATGCCGCCCCCTTAATTATCGCAAAAGAAAAGGGTTTCTATGCAAAATACGGTATGCCTGATGTAGAAGTAATTAAACAGGCTTCTTGGGGAACAACCCGTGATAACTTAGTTTTAGGTTCGGCTAGTGGCGGTATAGATGGAGCCCATATTTTAACCCCCATGCCTTACTTAATCAGTATGGGAACTGTCACCGATGGCAAACCCACCCCAATGTATATTTTGGCACGGTTAAACGTCAATGGTCAAGGTATCATGTTGGGAAATAACTATAAAGATCTTAAAGTTGGTTTAGATACATCCCCCCTCAAAGAGGCATTTACCAAAGTAACTGATCCAAAAGTAGCGATGACATTCCCGGGTGGAACTCATGACTGCTGGATTCGTTACTGGTTAGCGGCAGGAGGATTAGAACCGGGGAAAGATGTTTCCACTATTGTTGTACCACCGGCTCAAATGGTAGCAAACGTCAAAGTTAATGCGATGGAATCATTCTGTGTGGGTGAACCTTGGCCTTTACAAACTGTCAATCAGGGAGTAGGTTATCAAGCAATTACCACAGGGCAACTTTGGAAAGACCATCCTGAAAAAGCCTTTGGTATGCGTAAAGATTGGGTTGACGCTAATCCTAAAGCCGCTAAAGCCCTGTTGATGGCAGTCTTAGAAGCCCAACAGTGGTGTGATAAGCCTGAAAATAAAGAGGAAATGTGTCAGATTGTCTCCAAACGGGAATGGTTTAAAGTACCTTTTGAGGATATTATTGATCGCTCCAAGGGTATATATAACTATGGTAATGGAGATCCAACCTTTGAGGATACGGAATTAATGCAAAAATACTGGACTGATAACGCTTCTTATCCTTACAAGAGTCATGATTTATGGTTTTTAACAGAAAATATCCGTTGGGGTTATATTCCTGCTGACACCGACACCAAGAAAATTGTCGATGAAGTCAATAGGGAAGACTTATGGAGAGAGGCGGCAACAGCTTTAGGTGTGCCTGAATCAGAAATACCTACTAGCCCATCTCGTGGGGTTGAAACCTTCTTTGACGGTATCACATTTGATCCTGAAAATCCTCAAGCCTATTTAGATAGTCTCAAAATCAAAACTATTAAGGCTTAA